A window of Clostridium sp. Marseille-P299 contains these coding sequences:
- a CDS encoding glutamate synthase subunit beta, which translates to MGKPTGFMEHDRKESLAVKPKDRIKNFNEFHVQLSLEERKCQGARCMECGVPFCQSGMMIGGMTSGCPLHNLIPEWNDLIYTENMNEALSRLLKTNNFPEFTGRVCPAPCEAACTCNINGDPVTIKENELGIIENAYEQGFIKVNPPKVRTGKHVAVIGSGPSGLAAADQLNKRGHTVTVYERSDRIGGLLMYGIPNMKLEKHIIDRKVAIMEQEGVRFVTSTNIGKNVKADRIMKECDAVILACGASNPRDINAPGRDAKGIYFAVDFLSNVTKSLLDSNFMDNACVSTKGKNVIVIGGGDTGNDCVGTSIRQGAKSVVQLEMMPKSPLVRAENNPWPEWPRVLKTDYGQEEAIAVFGNDPRLYQTTVKEFIKDKDGNLAKVKTVKLESKKEEKTGRFLMVEVPGSEVILDADIVLIAAGFLGSEKYITDAFGVELNERTNVKTVNEGYSTNQKNIFVTGDMRRGQSLVVWAINEGREAARAVDEYLMGYSNL; encoded by the coding sequence GTGGGAAAGCCGACAGGATTTATGGAACATGATAGAAAAGAAAGTCTTGCAGTGAAGCCAAAGGATCGTATTAAAAACTTTAATGAGTTTCATGTGCAATTATCATTAGAAGAAAGAAAGTGTCAAGGTGCTAGATGCATGGAGTGTGGAGTTCCATTCTGCCAATCAGGAATGATGATAGGTGGAATGACCTCAGGTTGTCCACTTCATAATTTAATACCTGAATGGAATGATTTAATTTATACTGAAAATATGAATGAGGCATTAAGTCGTTTGCTTAAAACCAACAATTTTCCTGAATTTACAGGTAGAGTATGTCCTGCCCCCTGCGAAGCTGCGTGTACCTGCAATATTAATGGAGATCCAGTTACTATTAAAGAAAATGAATTAGGAATTATAGAGAATGCTTATGAGCAAGGCTTTATAAAAGTAAATCCACCAAAAGTTCGTACTGGAAAACACGTAGCAGTGATTGGTTCAGGGCCTTCTGGACTTGCAGCAGCAGATCAGTTAAATAAAAGAGGGCATACAGTAACCGTGTATGAGAGAAGTGATCGTATCGGTGGATTATTAATGTATGGTATTCCTAATATGAAGCTTGAAAAGCATATCATTGATCGCAAGGTTGCTATTATGGAACAAGAAGGAGTTCGGTTTGTTACCAGTACTAACATTGGTAAGAATGTGAAAGCAGATCGTATTATGAAGGAGTGTGACGCAGTGATATTAGCTTGTGGAGCTTCAAATCCAAGAGATATTAATGCGCCAGGCAGGGATGCAAAAGGAATTTATTTTGCAGTGGATTTTCTATCAAACGTAACGAAAAGTTTGTTGGATTCTAATTTTATGGATAATGCTTGTGTATCTACAAAGGGTAAGAATGTAATCGTGATTGGTGGCGGCGATACTGGAAATGACTGCGTTGGAACATCTATAAGACAGGGGGCAAAATCGGTGGTTCAATTAGAGATGATGCCCAAATCACCACTTGTGCGAGCCGAGAATAATCCATGGCCAGAGTGGCCCAGAGTACTTAAAACCGACTATGGTCAAGAAGAAGCAATTGCTGTATTTGGAAATGATCCTAGATTATATCAAACAACAGTGAAAGAATTTATAAAAGATAAAGATGGAAACTTGGCGAAGGTTAAAACTGTTAAGTTAGAAAGTAAGAAGGAGGAAAAGACAGGTAGATTCTTAATGGTTGAGGTACCCGGTAGTGAAGTCATACTTGATGCAGATATCGTACTAATTGCAGCTGGTTTTTTAGGAAGTGAGAAGTATATCACAGATGCATTTGGTGTAGAATTAAATGAAAGAACGAATGTAAAGACGGTAAATGAAGGCTATTCTACAAATCAAAAGAATATATTTGTAACTGGTGATATGAGAAGAGGCCAGTCGCTTGTTGTGTGGGCGATTAATGAAGGTAGAGAAGCTGCGAGAGCGGTTGATGAATATCTTATGGGGTATTCGAACTTGTAA
- a CDS encoding ABC transporter ATP-binding protein, with product MDRTVLECKSLTKSYKGVTALDHVNLSIPKGRIVGLLGANGSGKTTLLKIINGLLVPDEGEVLINGLAPSVETKKRISYLPDASYLNDWMTSEQLIHFFSEFYSDFDEKKAFTMLDQLKLNRKMKLKTMSKGMKEKLQLILVMSRKADLYCLDEPIGGVDPASREYILNTIITNYNEDASVIISTHLIADVEMVLDDAIFLNQGKVLLHSSVDEIRSKQNMSIDAYFREVFRCLPN from the coding sequence ATGGATAGGACTGTTTTAGAATGTAAATCTTTAACCAAATCCTATAAAGGGGTCACAGCATTAGATCATGTAAATCTAAGTATTCCTAAGGGAAGAATAGTTGGACTCCTTGGTGCGAATGGTAGTGGAAAAACTACACTACTAAAAATTATCAATGGACTTCTTGTTCCAGATGAAGGAGAGGTTTTAATCAATGGTTTAGCACCTTCTGTTGAAACCAAAAAACGCATCTCCTATTTACCAGATGCATCGTATTTAAACGATTGGATGACATCAGAACAATTAATTCACTTTTTCTCTGAATTTTATTCTGATTTTGATGAAAAAAAAGCATTTACGATGTTAGACCAATTAAAGTTAAATCGTAAAATGAAATTAAAAACGATGTCAAAAGGTATGAAAGAAAAGTTGCAATTGATATTAGTAATGAGCAGAAAAGCTGATCTTTATTGCTTAGATGAACCAATTGGTGGTGTTGATCCTGCCTCAAGAGAATACATTTTGAATACCATTATTACAAATTATAATGAAGATGCAAGTGTGATAATCTCTACACACTTAATTGCGGATGTTGAAATGGTTTTAGATGATGCTATTTTCTTAAACCAAGGGAAGGTTCTTCTTCATTCCAGCGTGGATGAAATCCGTAGCAAACAAAACATGTCAATTGACGCATATTTTAGGGAGGTGTTTCGATGCTTACCAAATTAA
- a CDS encoding DegV family protein, with amino-acid sequence MSDYYIVSDVTLDLPQEVIDDLELKIIPMDFHLGDTTYTHYPDERELSCEKFYEQLKAGATSVTSQINPVAYENFLEPLLKEGKDILYIAFSSGLSGTYNTGRMMTEELKEKYPERTIYCIDSLCASIGEGLLVYLAGMEKRKGKSIEEVKDFVLEHKTKCCHWFTVEDLHHLKRGGRLTSLEAMVGTALKICPVLSVDREGKLVVVSKVRGNKKALDYLVKRLEEDGIDTKDQTVIVGHSACRSYAETVANTLLERGLVKDVIITNIGPVIGTHVGSGMCALTFVGENFKF; translated from the coding sequence ATGAGTGATTACTATATAGTTAGTGATGTTACGTTAGATTTGCCACAGGAAGTAATAGATGATTTAGAACTTAAAATCATTCCTATGGACTTTCACTTAGGAGATACGACATATACACATTATCCAGATGAACGAGAATTAAGCTGTGAAAAGTTTTATGAACAATTAAAAGCTGGGGCTACTTCGGTTACAAGTCAGATTAATCCTGTTGCTTATGAAAACTTTTTAGAGCCTTTATTAAAAGAAGGAAAAGATATTCTTTATATCGCATTTTCTTCTGGGCTTAGTGGAACCTATAATACAGGAAGAATGATGACAGAAGAATTAAAAGAAAAGTATCCAGAGCGTACAATCTATTGTATCGATTCCCTATGTGCTTCCATTGGTGAAGGGCTTTTAGTATATTTAGCTGGAATGGAAAAAAGAAAAGGAAAGTCCATAGAAGAAGTAAAGGACTTTGTTCTTGAACACAAAACAAAATGTTGTCACTGGTTTACAGTAGAAGATTTGCATCATTTAAAACGTGGTGGTAGACTTACTTCCTTAGAAGCAATGGTTGGAACTGCTCTTAAGATTTGTCCTGTACTTAGTGTAGACAGAGAAGGAAAACTAGTTGTTGTGTCCAAGGTAAGAGGGAATAAAAAAGCCCTTGATTACTTAGTGAAGAGACTAGAAGAAGATGGAATTGATACGAAAGATCAAACAGTTATTGTTGGTCACTCCGCATGTAGATCTTACGCAGAGACTGTAGCAAATACATTGTTAGAGCGTGGGCTTGTAAAGGATGTAATTATAACTAATATTGGACCTGTGATTGGAACTCATGTAGGTTCTGGTATGTGTGCGCTTACTTTTGTGGGTGAGAATTTTAAATTTTAA
- a CDS encoding lactate utilization protein, with protein sequence MTPKKQNYENLADSLIEKFNLRGIEGYYCDSKEEALAMAKRFLTPDCSISWGGSMTLEEIGFFDEINDSDYVIYDRNTATTPEEYSEMYSKIVTSDYFFMSSNAITLDGQLINIDGRGNRVACLIAGPKNVIIVAGMNKIVTDVESGIERVRNMAAPPNAVRLHKKTPCSEIGRCANCLSDDCICCQIVVTRKSLIPGRIKVILVGEELGY encoded by the coding sequence ATGACACCCAAAAAGCAAAATTATGAAAATCTAGCAGATAGTCTAATCGAAAAATTCAATCTTCGCGGAATTGAGGGATATTATTGTGATAGCAAAGAAGAAGCACTTGCAATGGCAAAACGTTTTCTAACTCCAGATTGCTCTATTTCTTGGGGTGGTTCTATGACTTTAGAAGAAATCGGATTCTTTGATGAGATAAATGACTCAGACTATGTAATCTATGATCGTAATACCGCTACTACACCAGAGGAATATTCAGAAATGTACAGTAAAATTGTAACCTCTGATTATTTCTTTATGAGTTCCAATGCAATTACTTTAGATGGCCAATTAATTAATATTGATGGAAGAGGCAATCGTGTTGCCTGTCTTATTGCAGGTCCAAAAAACGTAATTATCGTTGCAGGAATGAATAAAATTGTAACAGACGTTGAAAGCGGTATTGAAAGAGTTCGTAATATGGCAGCTCCTCCAAATGCTGTTCGTTTACATAAAAAAACTCCTTGCTCTGAGATTGGACGATGTGCAAATTGTTTAAGCGATGACTGCATCTGCTGCCAAATCGTTGTCACAAGAAAATCATTAATTCCTGGAAGAATAAAAGTAATTTTAGTTGGAGAAGAACTAGGGTACTAA
- the gltB gene encoding glutamate synthase large subunit translates to MRIKLEESKRKAKGLYDPRFEHDNCGIGAIVNIKGKKSHETVAGALKIVENLEHRAGKDAEGKTGDGVGILLQISHKFFSKATRLLNFEIGEEREYGIGMFFFPQDEFQRNQAKKMFEIIVKKEGLEFLGWREVPIHAETLGHKAFECMPCIMQGFVKKPKNVKKGIDFDRKLYITRRIFEQSNDNTYVVSLSSRTIVYKGMFLVNQLRSFFGDLQQEDYDSAIAIVHSRFSTNTNPSWQRAHPNRFIVHNGEINTIRGNADKMLAREETMESKYLSSEFHKILPVVNTEGSDSAMLDNTLEFLVMSGMDLPLAVMITIPEPWVNDASISEAKRDFYQYYATMMEPWDGPASILFSDGDMMGAVLDRNGLRPSRYYITSDDQLILSSEVGVLDIPAEKIIKKERLRPGKMLLVDTVKGCLIDDDKLKDYYATLRPYGEWLDNNLVKLKELPIPNQRIIEYSKEERARLQKAFGYTYEDFKTSILPMAMTGAEQVSAMGADNSLPVLSKSKPALFNYFRQLFAQVTNPPIDAIREEIVTSTSVYIGEDGNLLEEKADNCKVLKINNPILTNTDLLKIRNMKVSGFTVSVIPITYYKNTSLEKAIDHLFIDADRAYKEGANVLILSDRGVDENHVAIPSLLAVSAMQQHLVRTKKRTRVAMILESAEPREVHHFATLLGYGACAVNPYLAQDCIKQLIEEHMLDKDYYAAVNDYNNAVLHGIVKIASKMGISTIQSYQGSKIFEAIGISKEVINKYFPDTVSRIEGITLKDIEEQVDALHTKAFDPLGLNVDLTLDSSGSHKFRSGEEEHLYNPETIHLLQMATRTGDYEIFKQYTKAITREEEGINLRGLLDFKFPEIGISIDEVESVDSIVKRFKTGAMSYGSISQEAHETLAIAMNNLGGKSNSGEGGESLERLTLGKDGLNRCSAIKQVASGRFGVTSKYLVSAKEIQIKMAQGAKPGEGGQLPAGKVYPWIAKTRHSTPGVGLISPPPHHDIYSIEDLAQLIYDLKNANKDARISVKLVSEAGVGTVAAGVAKAGAGVILISGYDGGTGAAPRNSIYNAGLPWELGLAETHQNLIANDLRSKVVIETDGKLMTGRDVLVAALLGAEEFGFATAPLVSMGCVMMRVCHLDTCPVGIATQNPELRKNFKGKPEYVENFMRFIASELREYMAKLGIRTVNELVGRSDLLMAKAKFSKNERKNTNQDVNNIVGRIDLSNIINNPYAQKGKDSAKKNYCFDPKQAYDFELYNTVDEKVLLKKLKGAMEKGQPKTIEVNVSNVDRTFGTILGSEITKLFDDSLEEDTYRVKCKGSGGQSFGAFIPKGLTLELCGDSNDYFGKGLSGGKLVIYPPEGSKFKAEENIIIGNVALYGATSGKAFIRGVAGERFCVRNSGAMAVVEGVGDHGCEYMTGGRVVILGPTGKNFAAGMSGGIAYVLDENSDLYKKLNKSLVSTEAVTEKYDVMELKAMIMEHVACTNSEKGNEILDNFMNYLPKFKKIIPHDYRTMLQTIVQMEEKGLSSEQAQIEAFFANRGK, encoded by the coding sequence ATGAGAATTAAATTAGAAGAAAGCAAACGTAAAGCAAAAGGTTTATATGATCCAAGGTTTGAACATGATAATTGCGGGATTGGTGCGATTGTTAACATAAAGGGAAAGAAAAGCCATGAGACAGTTGCAGGAGCATTAAAGATAGTAGAAAACTTAGAACATCGCGCTGGTAAGGATGCTGAAGGTAAAACAGGCGACGGTGTAGGTATCTTACTTCAGATTTCTCATAAGTTTTTTTCAAAAGCAACTAGGCTGCTTAACTTTGAAATCGGGGAAGAAAGAGAATATGGTATCGGTATGTTCTTCTTTCCACAGGATGAATTCCAAAGAAACCAAGCAAAAAAGATGTTTGAGATTATTGTAAAAAAGGAAGGCTTAGAATTTTTAGGCTGGAGAGAAGTACCAATCCATGCAGAAACGCTTGGACATAAAGCTTTTGAGTGTATGCCTTGTATTATGCAAGGGTTTGTAAAAAAGCCTAAGAACGTAAAGAAGGGAATCGACTTTGATCGAAAACTTTATATAACAAGAAGAATCTTTGAACAAAGTAATGACAATACCTATGTCGTTTCACTTAGCAGTAGAACGATTGTATATAAAGGAATGTTTCTTGTAAATCAACTTCGCTCTTTCTTTGGTGATTTACAACAAGAAGACTATGATTCAGCAATAGCTATCGTGCATTCTAGATTTAGTACGAATACAAATCCAAGTTGGCAAAGAGCGCACCCGAATCGTTTTATCGTTCATAATGGTGAAATCAATACGATTCGTGGGAATGCAGATAAAATGTTAGCACGGGAAGAAACGATGGAATCAAAATATTTGTCCAGTGAATTTCATAAAATTCTACCAGTTGTTAATACGGAAGGTTCGGATTCTGCAATGCTTGATAACACCTTAGAATTCTTAGTTATGAGTGGTATGGATTTACCACTTGCTGTTATGATAACAATCCCAGAACCATGGGTAAATGATGCAAGTATTAGCGAAGCAAAGCGTGATTTTTATCAATACTATGCCACAATGATGGAACCATGGGATGGTCCAGCATCTATTTTATTTAGTGACGGAGATATGATGGGAGCAGTGCTAGACCGTAATGGGTTACGTCCTTCTCGTTATTATATCACGAGTGATGATCAGCTTATCCTCTCCTCTGAGGTTGGTGTCTTAGACATTCCAGCGGAGAAGATTATAAAGAAGGAAAGACTTCGTCCAGGTAAAATGTTGTTAGTTGACACCGTGAAAGGTTGTCTCATCGATGATGACAAGTTAAAAGACTATTATGCAACCCTTAGGCCATATGGGGAATGGTTAGATAATAATCTAGTAAAATTAAAAGAACTTCCGATTCCAAATCAGAGAATCATTGAATATAGCAAAGAAGAAAGAGCAAGATTACAAAAAGCATTTGGTTATACCTATGAAGATTTTAAAACATCGATTCTTCCTATGGCAATGACAGGTGCTGAGCAAGTAAGTGCAATGGGAGCAGATAATTCTTTACCAGTTCTTTCAAAAAGTAAACCAGCATTATTTAATTATTTTCGTCAATTGTTTGCGCAGGTTACAAATCCACCAATTGATGCAATTCGTGAGGAAATAGTCACAAGCACAAGTGTTTATATTGGAGAAGATGGAAACTTATTGGAAGAAAAAGCGGACAATTGTAAAGTATTAAAAATAAATAATCCTATTTTAACAAATACCGATTTACTAAAAATAAGAAATATGAAGGTGTCTGGCTTTACAGTTTCGGTAATACCCATCACCTATTATAAAAATACATCACTAGAAAAGGCCATTGATCATTTATTTATTGACGCAGATCGTGCGTATAAAGAAGGTGCTAATGTTTTAATTCTCTCTGATCGTGGTGTGGATGAAAATCACGTTGCAATTCCTTCCCTATTAGCAGTTTCAGCGATGCAGCAACATCTAGTTAGGACGAAGAAGAGAACTAGAGTTGCAATGATTTTAGAGAGCGCTGAACCAAGAGAAGTACATCATTTCGCGACCCTTTTAGGATACGGTGCTTGTGCAGTGAATCCTTATTTAGCTCAGGATTGCATCAAACAACTCATTGAAGAACATATGCTAGACAAAGATTATTATGCAGCCGTTAATGATTATAACAACGCAGTTTTGCATGGTATTGTTAAAATTGCCTCTAAAATGGGAATTTCCACAATACAATCCTATCAAGGCTCGAAAATATTTGAAGCAATTGGTATTAGTAAAGAGGTGATTAATAAATACTTCCCTGACACCGTTAGTAGAATCGAAGGTATTACCTTAAAGGATATCGAAGAGCAGGTAGATGCACTTCATACAAAAGCCTTTGATCCCCTTGGTTTAAATGTTGATTTAACACTGGATAGTTCCGGTAGCCATAAGTTTCGCAGTGGGGAAGAGGAACATTTATATAATCCAGAAACCATACATTTATTACAGATGGCAACAAGAACTGGAGATTATGAAATATTTAAACAGTATACAAAGGCTATTACAAGAGAAGAGGAAGGAATAAATCTAAGAGGATTACTGGATTTTAAATTTCCGGAGATAGGGATTTCCATTGATGAAGTAGAAAGTGTTGACTCGATTGTGAAGCGTTTTAAGACGGGTGCAATGTCCTATGGTTCTATTTCACAGGAGGCACATGAAACGCTAGCAATTGCAATGAATAACTTAGGTGGAAAATCAAATTCTGGGGAAGGCGGAGAAAGTCTTGAGAGACTAACACTTGGAAAAGATGGCTTAAATCGGTGTTCAGCAATTAAGCAAGTGGCCTCTGGTAGATTTGGCGTAACTAGTAAATACCTTGTTAGTGCAAAAGAGATTCAAATAAAGATGGCACAAGGTGCAAAACCAGGAGAAGGGGGACAATTACCGGCTGGAAAGGTATATCCTTGGATTGCAAAGACGAGACATTCAACCCCTGGGGTAGGTTTAATTTCTCCACCACCACATCATGATATCTATTCCATTGAGGATTTGGCGCAATTAATTTATGATTTAAAGAATGCGAATAAGGATGCGAGGATTTCTGTAAAATTGGTTTCAGAAGCGGGTGTAGGTACTGTCGCAGCAGGTGTTGCAAAGGCAGGAGCAGGAGTTATTTTAATTTCTGGTTATGACGGTGGAACAGGTGCAGCTCCAAGAAATTCAATCTACAATGCAGGACTTCCATGGGAGCTTGGATTAGCAGAAACTCATCAGAATTTAATTGCTAATGACTTACGCTCTAAGGTTGTGATTGAAACGGATGGGAAGCTAATGACTGGACGTGATGTGTTAGTAGCAGCGTTACTTGGAGCAGAAGAATTTGGTTTTGCAACAGCGCCGTTAGTAAGCATGGGCTGTGTTATGATGAGAGTTTGTCATTTAGATACTTGCCCAGTTGGTATAGCAACACAGAACCCAGAGTTACGTAAGAATTTTAAAGGAAAGCCTGAGTATGTTGAGAATTTTATGCGCTTTATCGCAAGTGAACTTCGTGAATATATGGCAAAGTTGGGGATTAGAACAGTGAATGAATTGGTTGGTCGTTCTGATTTATTAATGGCTAAGGCGAAGTTTAGTAAGAATGAAAGGAAAAATACAAATCAAGACGTAAATAATATTGTTGGAAGAATAGATTTATCTAATATCATTAATAATCCTTACGCGCAAAAAGGTAAAGATTCAGCCAAGAAAAACTATTGTTTTGATCCAAAGCAAGCATATGATTTTGAACTATATAATACAGTGGATGAGAAAGTATTACTTAAAAAGTTAAAGGGTGCAATGGAGAAGGGACAGCCAAAGACCATAGAGGTGAATGTAAGTAATGTTGATCGTACCTTTGGAACGATTTTAGGTTCTGAAATTACTAAATTATTTGATGATTCCTTAGAGGAGGATACCTATAGGGTAAAATGTAAAGGCAGTGGTGGACAGAGTTTTGGTGCATTTATTCCAAAAGGGTTAACCCTTGAATTATGTGGTGATAGCAATGATTATTTTGGGAAAGGTTTGTCTGGCGGTAAGTTGGTTATTTACCCACCAGAAGGTTCTAAATTCAAAGCGGAAGAAAATATCATTATCGGTAATGTAGCGCTTTATGGTGCAACTAGTGGTAAGGCATTTATTCGTGGCGTGGCTGGGGAACGTTTTTGTGTCAGAAATTCAGGTGCAATGGCAGTGGTAGAAGGTGTTGGTGACCATGGCTGCGAGTACATGACCGGAGGAAGGGTTGTAATTCTTGGCCCTACAGGAAAGAACTTTGCTGCTGGAATGAGCGGTGGCATCGCTTATGTGCTTGATGAAAACAGTGATCTATATAAGAAGTTAAATAAGTCTTTGGTTTCCACGGAAGCAGTGACAGAAAAATATGATGTCATGGAATTAAAAGCAATGATAATGGAACATGTTGCCTGTACGAATTCTGAAAAAGGAAACGAAATACTTGATAACTTTATGAATTATCTACCGAAGTTTAAAAAGATTATCCCTCATGATTATCGAACCATGCTTCAAACCATTGTTCAAATGGAAGAAAAGGGACTAAGTAGTGAGCAGGCACAAATTGAGGCATTCTTTGCAAATAGAGGGAAGTAA
- the glyA gene encoding serine hydroxymethyltransferase has product MYSFEDIKAFDPELADSITKEIGRQNDHIELIASENFVSKAVMAAMGSPLTNKYAEGYPGKRYYGGCEFVDIAENLAIDRAKKLFGCTYANVQPHSGAQANMAVFFALLQPGDTVMGMNLAHGGHLTHGSPVNFSGNYFNIVPYGVNDEGFIDYDEVERIAKECKPKLIVAGASAYARKIDFKRFREIADEVSAYLMVDMAHIAGLVAAGYHESPIPYAHVTTTTTHKTLRGPRGGMILSSEEFATEHKLNKSVFPGIQGGPLMHVIAAKAVCFKEALDPSFKEYAGRVVENAQALAKGLMNRGFNIVSGGTDNHLLLVDLQNMNITGKDAEHLLDSANITCNKNTVPNDPASPFVTSGIRLGTPAVTTRGMVAKDMDIIAEAISLVVKDAEKNKEQAISLVKMLTDAYPLY; this is encoded by the coding sequence ATGTATTCATTTGAAGATATTAAGGCATTTGATCCTGAGTTAGCGGATAGTATAACAAAGGAGATTGGAAGACAGAACGATCATATTGAATTGATTGCATCAGAAAACTTCGTAAGTAAAGCTGTTATGGCAGCTATGGGAAGCCCACTGACTAACAAATATGCAGAAGGCTATCCAGGAAAAAGATATTATGGTGGCTGCGAATTTGTAGATATCGCTGAGAATTTAGCGATTGATAGAGCAAAGAAATTATTTGGATGTACCTATGCGAATGTTCAACCACATTCTGGTGCACAGGCAAATATGGCAGTATTTTTTGCTTTATTACAGCCAGGGGACACGGTTATGGGTATGAATCTTGCTCATGGTGGTCACTTAACACATGGTAGCCCTGTAAATTTCTCAGGAAATTATTTTAACATCGTACCTTATGGTGTAAACGATGAAGGTTTCATCGACTATGATGAAGTTGAGAGAATTGCAAAAGAATGCAAACCAAAATTAATTGTTGCAGGTGCATCTGCTTATGCTAGAAAAATAGATTTTAAGAGATTTCGTGAAATCGCAGATGAAGTTTCTGCTTATCTTATGGTAGATATGGCACATATCGCTGGTTTAGTAGCTGCTGGATATCATGAATCACCAATTCCTTATGCACATGTAACTACTACAACAACTCATAAGACGTTAAGAGGACCAAGAGGTGGTATGATTCTTTCAAGTGAAGAATTTGCTACAGAACATAAATTAAATAAATCCGTATTCCCAGGAATTCAAGGTGGCCCATTAATGCATGTAATAGCGGCGAAGGCCGTTTGCTTTAAGGAAGCCTTAGATCCAAGCTTTAAAGAATATGCAGGTAGAGTAGTAGAGAATGCTCAGGCACTTGCAAAAGGTTTAATGAATCGTGGATTTAACATTGTTTCTGGCGGAACAGATAATCACTTACTATTAGTTGATTTACAGAACATGAATATTACAGGTAAAGATGCAGAACACCTCTTAGATTCTGCTAATATTACATGTAATAAAAACACAGTACCAAATGATCCAGCATCACCATTTGTTACAAGTGGTATTCGTTTAGGAACTCCAGCAGTTACAACAAGAGGAATGGTTGCGAAGGATATGGATATCATTGCAGAGGCAATTTCTTTAGTTGTAAAGGATGCAGAGAAAAATAAAGAACAAGCAATTTCATTAGTGAAGATGTTAACGGATGCTTATCCATTATATTAA
- a CDS encoding GntR family transcriptional regulator produces MPWELNSDKPVYLQLIEQVKRNILSGKYVAGEKLPSVRDLAAEAAVNPNTMQRALVELEREGLLYAERTSGRFITDNKELIKAMKKEMVIEEVKQFMERMKTLGFEYEDIIRIIESQKQN; encoded by the coding sequence ATGCCATGGGAACTAAATTCGGATAAACCCGTTTATCTTCAGCTAATTGAACAAGTAAAGAGAAATATTTTATCTGGTAAATATGTTGCTGGGGAAAAACTTCCTTCGGTTCGTGATTTAGCTGCTGAAGCTGCTGTTAATCCAAACACAATGCAAAGAGCCTTAGTAGAGCTTGAACGCGAAGGATTATTATATGCAGAACGTACCAGCGGACGTTTTATTACGGACAATAAGGAGTTAATTAAAGCGATGAAAAAAGAAATGGTCATTGAAGAAGTAAAGCAATTTATGGAACGTATGAAAACCTTAGGCTTTGAATATGAAGACATCATCCGAATTATTGAATCACAAAAACAAAATTAA